One segment of Acropora muricata isolate sample 2 chromosome 8, ASM3666990v1, whole genome shotgun sequence DNA contains the following:
- the LOC136925344 gene encoding WD repeat-containing protein 70-like isoform X1: MRRNGQHDDSKKAIRGHEEKRTTIRTEHHNPTKKATPRKNESDDLKKRFRRAKDFSTPRNLSSYFVPNLTPYLSSSKYSQAQSHIRSFGAHSNRKADSVTRTSGEPTKDLPTTSCGHPAEVRDEGKESIEAMMGFSGFGKKAAKQFNVEDMFEKAKRTAIELSISKEKDSLKDTSDDETAPFVIMPPSLRGNETIDKNTKERVESESDDDVSEEEEDGNDESIENLIPVSHEISLDHGNKTVSALALDPSGSRLVTGGYDFEVKFWDFNAMDASRRAFRTLQPFECHQIKSIDYSITGDAVLIAAGNAQAKVIDRDGFEVLECVKGDQYIVDMTNTKGHVAMLHNACWNPKMRDEFISCSDDGTVRIWNTENPKKNKTVIKTKNKQGKKAIPTRCCYSRDGKVIAAGCQDGSIQAWDTRKPFIHPTYLQRSAHTFGSDISSLTFSQQGSVLASRGGDDTLKIWDIRNFKRFLNIAMNLPSYFAQTSCLFSPDDKMVVTGTSVKKGQGSGSLVFFETNSFRKLYEFDVIESSVVSCLWHPKLNQIVVGCGNGTTKVYFDPQKSNKGAKLCVGKVKRKAAAKEMPLKDQIITPHSLPMFREKRYKTKKKVKEADRKDPLKSHRPDLPVTGPGHGGRVTSGMSLSAYVVKNLALEMKDDSHPREAILKHAKAAAEDPYWVSPAYANTQPRTLFHEEEEEEDEEESQKKKMKLL, encoded by the exons ATGCGACGAAACGGGCAACACGACGACTCGAAGAAAGCAATACGAGGACACGAAGAGAAGAGAACGACGATACGCACAGAGCATCACAACCCAACCAAGAAAGCGACGCCACGAAAAAACGAAAGCGATGACCTGAAGAAGAGATTTCGACGTGCGAAGGACTTTTCGACGCCACGAAATCTAAGTTCCTATTTTGTCCCCAATCTGACGCCATATTTAT CTTCATCAAAATACAGCCAAGCACAATCGCATATTCGATCTTTTGGCGCTCACAGTAATCGAAAGGCCGATTCAGTCACCCGTACTTCAGGGGAACCCACTAAAGATTTGCCTACGACCTCTTGTGGTCATCCAGCAGAAGTAAGAG ATGAAGGAAAAGAGTCCATAGAGGCCATGATGGGATTTTCAGGGTTTg GGAAAAAGGCGGCCAAACAGTTTAATGTGGAAGACATGTTTGAGAAAGCCAAGCGCACTGCCATTGAGTTGTCAATTAGCAAAGAAAAAG ACTCTCTAAAGGACACAAGTGATGATGAAACTGCTCCATTTGTTATTATGCCACCATCTTTAAGGGGAAATGAG ACAATAGATAAAAACACAAAGGAGAGAGTTGAAAgtgaaagtgatgatgatgtcAGTGAGGAAGAGGAAGATGGTAACGATGAG AGTATCGAGAACCTCATACCAGTGAGTCATGAAATCTCTCTTGATCATGGCAATAAAACA GTTTCTGCTCTTGCTCTGGACCCATCAGGATCTCGACTTGTTACTGGGGGGTATGATTTTGAG GTTAAATTTTGGGATTTCAATGCGATGGATGCATCTCGACGTGCATTTAGGACTCTACAGCCATTTGAATGTCACCAGATAAAGTCCATTGACTACAGTATTACAGGGGACGCTGTGCTTATAGCCGCTGGAAATGCGCAA gCCAAAGTGATTGACAGAGATGGATTTGAGGTTCTTGAATGTGTCAAAGGAGATCAGTACATCGTTGACATGACAAACACCAAG GGCCATGTTGCAATGTTGCACAACGCATGCTGGAATCCAAAGATGCGTGATGAATTCATCTCTTGCAGTGACGATGG cacTGTCAGAATATGGAACACTGAGaatccaaagaaaaataaaactgtgATTAAAACCAAGAATAAACAAG GGAAGAAGGCAATTCCCACACGTTGTTGTTATAGTAGAGATGGAAAAGTTATCGCAGCAGGATGCCAG GATGGCTCAATACAAGCTTGGGACACGAGGAAGCCGTTT ATTCACCCAACGTACCTTCAACGTTCTGCGCACACGTTTGGCAGTGACATCTCGAGCTTGACATTTTCCCAGCAAGGCAGTGTATTGGCTTCCAGAGGAG GGGACGATACGTTGAAGATCTGGGATATTCGAAATTTTAAGAGATTTCTCAACATCGCTATGAATTTACCAAGCTATTTTGCACA GACTTCTTGTTTATTCAGCCCTGATGATAAAATGGTTGTCACTGGAACATCAGTCAAGAAAGGACAG GGATCTGGCAGcttggtgttttttgaaactAACTCCTTTCGGAAGCTGTACGAGTTCGATGTTATTGAATCA AGTGTCGTTAGCTGTTTATGGCATCCAAAACTGAACCAAATTGTTGTTGGCTGTGGAAATGGTACCACAAAGGTTTATTTCGATCCCCAAAAGAGCAACAA GGGAGCAAAACTTTGCGTTGGAAAAGTGAAGAGGAAAGCTGCAGCCAAAGAAATGCCACTTAAAGATCAAATAATTACGC CACATTCATTGCCAATGTTCCGTGAGAAGAGGTACAAGACTAAGAAGAAGGTAAAAGAGGCTGATAGAAAAGATCCTCTTAAATCACACAGACCTGATCTTCCTGTTACTGGACCGG GCCACGGCGGACGAGTCACTTCTGGCATGTCCCTTTCAGCTTATGTAGTGAAAAATCTTGCATTGGAAATGAAGGATGATTCACATCCAAGAGAAGCTATCCTTAAACATGCAAAG GCGGCAGCTGAAGATCCCTATTGGGTGTCTCCTGCTTATGCGAA CACTCAGCCCAGAACTCTATTCCACgaagaggaagaggaggaggatGAAGAGGAATCGCAGAAGAAAAAGATGAAGCTCTTGTAG
- the LOC136925344 gene encoding WD repeat-containing protein 70-like isoform X2 — translation MEDEDIEEMRALRASSKYSQAQSHIRSFGAHSNRKADSVTRTSGEPTKDLPTTSCGHPAEVRDEGKESIEAMMGFSGFGKKAAKQFNVEDMFEKAKRTAIELSISKEKDSLKDTSDDETAPFVIMPPSLRGNETIDKNTKERVESESDDDVSEEEEDGNDESIENLIPVSHEISLDHGNKTVSALALDPSGSRLVTGGYDFEVKFWDFNAMDASRRAFRTLQPFECHQIKSIDYSITGDAVLIAAGNAQAKVIDRDGFEVLECVKGDQYIVDMTNTKGHVAMLHNACWNPKMRDEFISCSDDGTVRIWNTENPKKNKTVIKTKNKQGKKAIPTRCCYSRDGKVIAAGCQDGSIQAWDTRKPFIHPTYLQRSAHTFGSDISSLTFSQQGSVLASRGGDDTLKIWDIRNFKRFLNIAMNLPSYFAQTSCLFSPDDKMVVTGTSVKKGQGSGSLVFFETNSFRKLYEFDVIESSVVSCLWHPKLNQIVVGCGNGTTKVYFDPQKSNKGAKLCVGKVKRKAAAKEMPLKDQIITPHSLPMFREKRYKTKKKVKEADRKDPLKSHRPDLPVTGPGHGGRVTSGMSLSAYVVKNLALEMKDDSHPREAILKHAKAAAEDPYWVSPAYANTQPRTLFHEEEEEEDEEESQKKKMKLL, via the exons ATGGAGGACGAGGATATTGAAGAGATGAGAGCGCTTAGAG CTTCATCAAAATACAGCCAAGCACAATCGCATATTCGATCTTTTGGCGCTCACAGTAATCGAAAGGCCGATTCAGTCACCCGTACTTCAGGGGAACCCACTAAAGATTTGCCTACGACCTCTTGTGGTCATCCAGCAGAAGTAAGAG ATGAAGGAAAAGAGTCCATAGAGGCCATGATGGGATTTTCAGGGTTTg GGAAAAAGGCGGCCAAACAGTTTAATGTGGAAGACATGTTTGAGAAAGCCAAGCGCACTGCCATTGAGTTGTCAATTAGCAAAGAAAAAG ACTCTCTAAAGGACACAAGTGATGATGAAACTGCTCCATTTGTTATTATGCCACCATCTTTAAGGGGAAATGAG ACAATAGATAAAAACACAAAGGAGAGAGTTGAAAgtgaaagtgatgatgatgtcAGTGAGGAAGAGGAAGATGGTAACGATGAG AGTATCGAGAACCTCATACCAGTGAGTCATGAAATCTCTCTTGATCATGGCAATAAAACA GTTTCTGCTCTTGCTCTGGACCCATCAGGATCTCGACTTGTTACTGGGGGGTATGATTTTGAG GTTAAATTTTGGGATTTCAATGCGATGGATGCATCTCGACGTGCATTTAGGACTCTACAGCCATTTGAATGTCACCAGATAAAGTCCATTGACTACAGTATTACAGGGGACGCTGTGCTTATAGCCGCTGGAAATGCGCAA gCCAAAGTGATTGACAGAGATGGATTTGAGGTTCTTGAATGTGTCAAAGGAGATCAGTACATCGTTGACATGACAAACACCAAG GGCCATGTTGCAATGTTGCACAACGCATGCTGGAATCCAAAGATGCGTGATGAATTCATCTCTTGCAGTGACGATGG cacTGTCAGAATATGGAACACTGAGaatccaaagaaaaataaaactgtgATTAAAACCAAGAATAAACAAG GGAAGAAGGCAATTCCCACACGTTGTTGTTATAGTAGAGATGGAAAAGTTATCGCAGCAGGATGCCAG GATGGCTCAATACAAGCTTGGGACACGAGGAAGCCGTTT ATTCACCCAACGTACCTTCAACGTTCTGCGCACACGTTTGGCAGTGACATCTCGAGCTTGACATTTTCCCAGCAAGGCAGTGTATTGGCTTCCAGAGGAG GGGACGATACGTTGAAGATCTGGGATATTCGAAATTTTAAGAGATTTCTCAACATCGCTATGAATTTACCAAGCTATTTTGCACA GACTTCTTGTTTATTCAGCCCTGATGATAAAATGGTTGTCACTGGAACATCAGTCAAGAAAGGACAG GGATCTGGCAGcttggtgttttttgaaactAACTCCTTTCGGAAGCTGTACGAGTTCGATGTTATTGAATCA AGTGTCGTTAGCTGTTTATGGCATCCAAAACTGAACCAAATTGTTGTTGGCTGTGGAAATGGTACCACAAAGGTTTATTTCGATCCCCAAAAGAGCAACAA GGGAGCAAAACTTTGCGTTGGAAAAGTGAAGAGGAAAGCTGCAGCCAAAGAAATGCCACTTAAAGATCAAATAATTACGC CACATTCATTGCCAATGTTCCGTGAGAAGAGGTACAAGACTAAGAAGAAGGTAAAAGAGGCTGATAGAAAAGATCCTCTTAAATCACACAGACCTGATCTTCCTGTTACTGGACCGG GCCACGGCGGACGAGTCACTTCTGGCATGTCCCTTTCAGCTTATGTAGTGAAAAATCTTGCATTGGAAATGAAGGATGATTCACATCCAAGAGAAGCTATCCTTAAACATGCAAAG GCGGCAGCTGAAGATCCCTATTGGGTGTCTCCTGCTTATGCGAA CACTCAGCCCAGAACTCTATTCCACgaagaggaagaggaggaggatGAAGAGGAATCGCAGAAGAAAAAGATGAAGCTCTTGTAG